CCTGGGCGAGCGGGCGAAGCGCGAGGGCCGCCCGAACATGATCGCCGTGGCCGGAGCCCCGAGCGACCCGAAGATCCCGGAGAAGGTCGACCTGGTGCTGATGGTCGACGTGCACCACCACATCGACGAGCGGGTGCGTTACTTCCGCGAGATGCAGCGCTACCTGAAGCCCGGCGGCCGGGTCGCGATCATCGACTTCCGCCCCGATTCGCCGACCGGCCCGCCGCGCGCGGCCCGGCTCGAGGCCAGCGTGGTCGTGGACGAGCTCGCGCGCGCCGGCTACCGCCTGGCGCGGGAGCACGGCTTCCTGCCGAACCAGTACTTCCTGGTGTTCGAACCGAAGAGCTGAATCCGGCCCGGGAGCCCGGCCCCCGTCCACGCCCGACGACTTCGATCAGCCGCGCGCCTTCAGCGCGTCGGCCACTGCGCGAACCGCCAGCAGGTAGCCGCCCGGCCCCAGCCCGCAGATCACGCCGGTCACCCCGCGCGAGATCAGCGAGTGCGTGTGCGGCTCGGGCCGCGCGTGGATGTTCGAGATGTGCACCTCGATCACCGGCTGCTTGATCATTCGCACCGCATCGAGCACCGGCACCCGACCGAACGAGAAGCCGGCCGGGTTGATGATCAACGCCGCGTCCTTCTCGAAGGCTTCCTGGATCCACTCGACCAGCTCGCCCTCGTGGTTGGTCTGGCGAAAGTCGCAGTCCAGCCCCAGCTCGGCCGCGAGCTTCTCGGTCATCTCCTGGACTTCGGCGAGCGTGGTCGTGCCGTAGATGTGCGGCTCGCGCTTGCCGAGCATGTTCAGGTTGGCGCCGTTCAGGACGAACAGGGGAGTTGGCATGGCAGTGACGTCTCGCTCGTTGGAATTGGGGCGCCGGCCGCCGGGCGTGACCGCGGACGGCGTGGAAAGCATATAACGCGGGCGTCGCGATAACATCGCACGGAGGGCCCGAGCCGTC
This genomic window from Zeimonas sediminis contains:
- a CDS encoding class I SAM-dependent methyltransferase, whose product is MKPVALHRSILVALAAAIGLSAGPALSQSPHTHQHSFSGAERWAHVFDDPARDAWQKPHEVIQALALPPDALVADVGAGTGYFAARLANMLPRGKVYAVDVEPDMVRYLGERAKREGRPNMIAVAGAPSDPKIPEKVDLVLMVDVHHHIDERVRYFREMQRYLKPGGRVAIIDFRPDSPTGPPRAARLEASVVVDELARAGYRLAREHGFLPNQYFLVFEPKS
- a CDS encoding type II 3-dehydroquinate dehydratase, coding for MPTPLFVLNGANLNMLGKREPHIYGTTTLAEVQEMTEKLAAELGLDCDFRQTNHEGELVEWIQEAFEKDAALIINPAGFSFGRVPVLDAVRMIKQPVIEVHISNIHARPEPHTHSLISRGVTGVICGLGPGGYLLAVRAVADALKARG